One stretch of Estrella lausannensis DNA includes these proteins:
- a CDS encoding C40 family peptidase: MSSVGQMYRVVVPVAELRKRAFIPLQPEWIDRELETQLLLGEDVKLLAEEGDLYFIEAVEQEVFSLERGWEGYRGYIRKDAVCQQVGQGQARGVVLNFNTALYPDKRGLQPLSILSYGSTVSLCGEEDWLSVQLDQGRQGWIRREAVTESERLSAASSGISALSEAKKFLGTRYFWGGRSSPTAEEKPFRGVDCSGLVHLSYKAIGVNIPRNAHDQFLKAAQIPFGELEPGDLIFSSEKGIEGRIDHVMMAAGQGQLIEAVMSQGIVRLIRWEEKWAGHSPDMKQSCQRIGGSAVYAATFRPFTKRLSTN; encoded by the coding sequence ATGAGTTCTGTCGGGCAGATGTATCGAGTGGTAGTTCCTGTTGCGGAGCTTAGAAAGAGAGCTTTTATTCCCTTGCAACCCGAATGGATCGACCGAGAGCTTGAGACGCAGTTGCTTTTAGGTGAGGATGTTAAACTGCTTGCAGAGGAGGGTGATTTATACTTTATCGAAGCGGTAGAGCAGGAGGTGTTCAGTCTGGAGAGGGGATGGGAAGGGTACCGAGGTTATATTCGAAAAGACGCAGTTTGCCAGCAGGTTGGACAAGGGCAAGCAAGAGGTGTTGTTTTAAATTTTAATACAGCTTTATATCCCGATAAAAGGGGGCTTCAGCCTTTATCGATTCTGTCGTATGGATCGACGGTCTCTTTGTGCGGTGAGGAAGATTGGCTTTCCGTGCAGCTCGATCAAGGAAGGCAAGGTTGGATCAGGAGAGAAGCTGTCACTGAATCGGAGCGGCTGTCAGCGGCTTCGTCTGGAATTTCGGCTCTTTCAGAAGCAAAAAAATTCTTGGGTACCCGCTATTTTTGGGGCGGGAGGAGCTCTCCGACTGCTGAAGAGAAGCCTTTCAGGGGAGTGGATTGTTCCGGTCTTGTGCACTTAAGTTACAAAGCAATAGGAGTCAACATCCCAAGGAATGCGCATGATCAATTTTTGAAAGCTGCACAAATTCCCTTTGGCGAGCTTGAGCCGGGAGATCTGATTTTCTCCTCCGAAAAAGGAATTGAGGGTCGGATTGATCATGTGATGATGGCGGCAGGGCAGGGTCAATTAATTGAAGCTGTAATGAGCCAGGGGATTGTGCGTCTGATCCGTTGGGAAGAGAAATGGGCGGGTCATTCACCGGACATGAAACAGAGCTGCCAAAGGATCGGGGGGAGCGCCGTCTATGCCGCAACTTTTAGACCGTTTACTAAGAGACTGTCCACCAACTGA
- a CDS encoding YicC/YloC family endoribonuclease, translated as MLKSMTAYGRSISENSIGQCTLEINCVNRRHLEVHLVLPKEFMRLEYLLRKRISERISRGNLTVKAGFKFHESAPFSVKPNMPLCRQHFEAWKSIAALIGKDEKEISLSLFQRDALFTLEEDEETLQKVEGLIVAALDKALEAMQAMMANEGKALTADIEARLDLLSRGLKEIEASATKASEKMRERLLAKISELLPLTEENHERVLREVCLFADRVDIAEEITRLKSHFLQFRETLLEPAQSQGKKLEFILQEMHREINTIGSKSQEISISKTVIEFKTEIERIREQLQNVE; from the coding sequence ATGTTAAAAAGTATGACGGCATATGGTCGATCCATTTCTGAAAATTCGATCGGCCAATGCACTCTGGAGATCAACTGTGTAAACAGGAGGCATCTGGAAGTGCACCTTGTGCTGCCTAAAGAATTTATGCGCTTGGAATACCTTCTCAGGAAACGTATCTCTGAGCGGATCTCCAGGGGGAATCTGACTGTTAAAGCCGGCTTTAAGTTTCATGAAAGTGCCCCTTTTTCAGTAAAGCCCAACATGCCTCTTTGCAGGCAGCATTTCGAGGCATGGAAGAGCATAGCCGCCTTGATAGGTAAGGATGAGAAGGAGATCTCCCTGTCTCTGTTTCAGAGGGATGCACTGTTTACTCTTGAGGAAGATGAGGAAACTCTTCAGAAGGTCGAGGGTCTAATTGTTGCGGCGCTCGATAAAGCGCTTGAAGCAATGCAGGCCATGATGGCCAATGAGGGAAAAGCCTTAACCGCCGACATTGAGGCAAGACTTGACTTGTTGAGTCGAGGTCTAAAGGAAATTGAGGCTTCGGCGACAAAAGCTTCTGAAAAAATGCGCGAGCGGCTCCTTGCAAAAATATCGGAACTGCTACCCCTAACCGAAGAAAATCACGAAAGGGTTTTGCGAGAAGTGTGCCTTTTTGCAGACAGGGTCGATATAGCAGAAGAGATCACACGCCTTAAATCCCATTTCCTCCAATTCAGGGAAACACTGCTTGAACCCGCGCAATCCCAAGGGAAAAAGCTGGAGTTTATTTTGCAGGAGATGCACCGGGAAATTAACACGATCGGTTCCAAGTCGCAGGAAATTTCGATTTCTAAAACCGTGATCGAATTTAAGACCGAAATCGAAAGAATACGCGAGCAGTTGCAAAATGTCGAGTAG
- the gmk gene encoding guanylate kinase, translating into MSKKGEGAKRRGLLFVLSAPAGTGKTTLVKKLQKECPNIVQSISSTTRSMRAGEIEGEDYFFVTKEEFEEKVQTDAFLEYVKLYGDYYGTSREWVEENLSRGKHVFLVIDTQGALKLIDSVACILIFVHPPSLEELKRRLVGRQTESIEVIEKRLEWAKSELEKAQFYDYSIVNDDIDIAHQVLKSIVVAEEHRTGI; encoded by the coding sequence ATGTCCAAAAAAGGGGAGGGAGCAAAGAGAAGAGGACTTCTTTTTGTGCTTAGCGCGCCCGCGGGAACCGGCAAAACAACGCTTGTCAAGAAATTGCAGAAAGAGTGTCCCAATATTGTTCAGAGTATCTCATCGACGACAAGATCGATGAGAGCGGGAGAAATTGAGGGAGAAGACTATTTCTTTGTGACTAAAGAGGAGTTTGAAGAGAAAGTTCAAACTGATGCTTTTTTAGAGTATGTCAAACTTTATGGCGATTACTACGGCACATCGAGAGAGTGGGTTGAAGAAAATCTATCGCGAGGAAAGCACGTCTTTTTAGTGATAGATACCCAAGGAGCCTTGAAACTGATTGATTCGGTAGCCTGCATTTTGATTTTTGTGCACCCACCCTCGTTGGAAGAGCTGAAAAGGCGTCTCGTGGGCAGGCAGACAGAGAGCATCGAGGTTATTGAAAAAAGGCTGGAGTGGGCCAAGAGCGAATTAGAAAAAGCACAGTTTTACGATTACAGCATTGTCAATGACGACATCGATATAGCGCATCAAGTTTTGAAGAGTATCGTAGTGGCCGAAGAGCATCGAACGGGCATATGA
- the metG gene encoding methionine--tRNA ligase, with protein MKKKILITSALPYANGPLHFGHIAGAYLPGDCYARFQRMQGNDVLYICGSDEYGIAITLSAELAGRSPKEHVDHFHEVNKNFFKTLNFSFDHFSRTTTKFHENPVHQFFNDLLNNGFIEERMTEQLYSEQDGRFLADRYVTGTCPSCGYPEARGDECQKCGSSFDATDLKNPRSKMTGAPLKLKETKHWFLLLEKFQDRLNEWIEKKNWKPNVVNFIKGYIKNLKARAITRDIRWGVPVPLEGAEGKVLYVWFDAPIGYISATQEWAEGKGNSDLWKDYWCDPATKLVQFIGKDNIPFHAAIFPAMVMGQNEPYVLVDELPANEFYNLEGKQFSKSDGWYIDLEEFFKKYSADQIRYAIAANAPETQDSEFTWKDFQQRCNAELLGKLGNFVNRVLVFAKNNTASAVPERGELTSVDAEFIKEVCKTVEEIKEAYEGFKLRRASQLIMELAQKGNVYFDFKKPWTAAKDPSLTPSMKTTINLCLETLKLLALVSCPIMPATATRIWNMLKLQGKVEEALWDDVVKNQFATGHLLSEPEILFRKVEDAEIEAEIAKLKEMSSKAAPKKIEAVKEAIVKGEISFDQFQQIDLKVGLIKHAEKLPKSKKLLKLLVDLGSDERTIVSGIAEVATPESLVGKKVVVVANLAPQKIMGVESQGMILCGSKESGLEILTLIDCLPGASIR; from the coding sequence ATGAAGAAGAAAATTCTCATTACTTCCGCCCTGCCCTATGCCAACGGTCCCTTGCACTTCGGACATATAGCAGGAGCCTACCTTCCCGGGGATTGTTATGCCAGGTTTCAAAGAATGCAGGGAAACGATGTCCTCTATATCTGTGGCTCGGACGAATATGGCATTGCGATCACGTTAAGTGCCGAACTTGCGGGACGCTCCCCAAAAGAGCATGTAGACCATTTCCATGAGGTGAATAAAAACTTCTTCAAGACCCTGAATTTTTCGTTTGACCACTTCTCGAGAACAACGACAAAATTTCACGAAAATCCTGTTCATCAGTTTTTTAATGATCTTTTGAATAACGGGTTCATCGAGGAGAGAATGACAGAACAGCTCTACTCAGAACAAGATGGCCGATTTCTCGCGGATCGTTATGTCACCGGGACATGCCCTTCCTGCGGCTATCCGGAAGCGAGAGGGGATGAGTGTCAGAAATGCGGATCGAGCTTTGATGCGACCGACCTGAAAAATCCTCGCTCGAAAATGACGGGAGCTCCTTTAAAGCTTAAGGAAACCAAGCACTGGTTTTTGCTGCTTGAGAAGTTTCAAGACCGGCTCAACGAGTGGATCGAGAAAAAGAACTGGAAGCCCAATGTCGTAAACTTCATCAAAGGATATATTAAAAATCTTAAGGCGAGAGCAATCACCCGTGACATACGCTGGGGGGTTCCTGTTCCCTTAGAGGGTGCTGAGGGTAAGGTCCTTTATGTCTGGTTCGACGCTCCGATAGGTTACATCTCCGCCACGCAGGAGTGGGCTGAAGGGAAAGGCAATAGCGACCTTTGGAAGGATTATTGGTGCGATCCCGCAACAAAACTGGTTCAGTTCATCGGCAAAGATAACATCCCTTTCCATGCAGCGATTTTTCCGGCGATGGTGATGGGACAGAACGAACCGTATGTGTTAGTGGATGAACTACCGGCCAATGAGTTTTATAATCTGGAAGGAAAGCAGTTTAGCAAATCGGACGGCTGGTACATTGACTTAGAAGAGTTCTTCAAAAAATATTCCGCCGACCAGATACGCTATGCGATTGCGGCCAATGCTCCGGAGACGCAAGACAGCGAATTTACCTGGAAGGATTTTCAACAGCGATGCAACGCTGAATTGCTTGGAAAGCTCGGCAACTTCGTTAACCGCGTCTTGGTATTTGCCAAAAACAACACAGCAAGCGCTGTTCCCGAAAGGGGCGAGCTAACTTCCGTTGATGCCGAGTTTATCAAGGAAGTTTGCAAGACAGTTGAGGAGATCAAGGAAGCTTATGAAGGATTTAAGCTAAGACGGGCCTCCCAGCTCATCATGGAGCTAGCCCAGAAAGGCAACGTTTATTTCGATTTCAAAAAACCCTGGACTGCAGCCAAAGATCCTTCGCTTACCCCTTCGATGAAAACGACCATCAACTTGTGTCTTGAGACTCTGAAGTTGTTGGCGCTTGTCTCCTGCCCCATTATGCCGGCGACTGCGACCAGAATATGGAATATGCTGAAGCTGCAGGGTAAGGTAGAAGAGGCTCTTTGGGATGATGTTGTAAAGAATCAGTTCGCGACAGGGCACTTACTCTCCGAGCCTGAAATTCTATTCCGCAAAGTGGAGGATGCAGAGATCGAGGCGGAAATTGCCAAGTTGAAGGAGATGTCTTCCAAAGCCGCCCCTAAAAAGATTGAGGCAGTGAAAGAAGCGATTGTCAAAGGTGAAATCTCCTTTGATCAGTTTCAGCAAATCGATCTCAAGGTAGGCCTGATCAAACATGCTGAAAAACTCCCCAAGAGTAAAAAGCTCCTGAAATTGCTGGTCGATTTGGGCAGTGACGAGCGGACGATTGTCAGCGGGATCGCCGAAGTGGCAACTCCAGAGTCTTTGGTTGGTAAGAAAGTGGTTGTGGTAGCAAATTTGGCTCCTCAAAAGATCATGGGAGTTGAGAGTCAGGGGATGATTCTGTGCGGGTCCAAGGAGTCGGGACTTGAGATATTGACGCTCATCGATTGCCTTCCGGGAGCTTCCATCCGGTAG
- a CDS encoding NADAR family protein, with amino-acid sequence MHVSFFTDRPFSVDYRSRIQPLDASDIKKIIIATVAGALFFLIGSLFAFFGASYYFRTKKIEQLAAADDPHLRKVEKVKNQRIGNQHLALLSQVRKIATKYNEAIGTYLVCFYKHGPTEFLGNFAHCRLGVRVFENTFQCSEAAFQWRKYYLAAVEHARDDLMNDPRMKEFFSANGEKAYRINQELRKQYHGIVPVGWRTGVRDLVMQSVLEAKFEQNPELKQLLDATKGAYLLEHNEAARDDYWSDNSNGTGKNMLGKMLMALRDGTPYPQVDDLSGATQVVKYALWANQEGALDYPIF; translated from the coding sequence ATGCACGTATCATTTTTTACCGACCGTCCTTTTTCAGTCGATTACAGGTCTCGGATCCAACCCTTGGATGCCAGCGACATCAAAAAAATCATCATCGCAACGGTAGCGGGTGCCCTATTTTTTTTGATCGGCAGTCTATTTGCCTTCTTTGGAGCCTCCTATTATTTCAGGACAAAAAAAATCGAACAGCTCGCTGCGGCAGATGATCCGCACCTGCGAAAAGTGGAAAAGGTGAAAAATCAAAGAATCGGCAATCAACACCTCGCGCTTCTCTCACAAGTCAGGAAGATCGCCACCAAGTACAACGAGGCTATCGGGACTTATCTAGTCTGCTTCTACAAACACGGCCCCACGGAATTTTTGGGAAATTTCGCCCACTGTCGCTTGGGTGTTCGGGTCTTTGAAAACACATTTCAGTGCTCGGAGGCAGCTTTTCAATGGCGAAAATACTATCTTGCCGCCGTCGAGCATGCCCGGGACGATCTGATGAATGACCCCAGGATGAAAGAGTTCTTCTCAGCCAACGGAGAAAAGGCCTACAGAATCAATCAAGAGCTTAGGAAGCAATACCATGGCATCGTACCTGTCGGTTGGCGCACTGGCGTACGCGACCTCGTGATGCAAAGTGTTCTCGAAGCCAAATTTGAGCAAAACCCTGAATTAAAACAGTTGCTGGATGCGACAAAGGGGGCATATTTACTCGAACACAATGAAGCGGCGCGAGATGACTACTGGTCCGATAACAGCAACGGCACAGGCAAAAATATGCTGGGCAAAATGCTGATGGCCCTGCGGGATGGAACACCCTATCCTCAAGTTGATGACTTAAGTGGAGCGACGCAAGTGGTAAAATATGCCTTATGGGCCAATCAAGAAGGCGCTTTGGATTACCCAATTTTTTAA
- the rpmB gene encoding 50S ribosomal protein L28 — protein MSRVCCVTGKKPRTGFKYAIRGIAKKQKGIGLKVTGKTRRRHSPNLTKKRVWLAEENRFITLRLSMNALRTIDKVGVGQIVRQLRAQGQKV, from the coding sequence ATGTCTAGAGTATGTTGTGTCACAGGTAAAAAACCCAGAACGGGCTTTAAGTATGCTATCCGCGGTATTGCGAAAAAGCAAAAAGGGATCGGTCTAAAAGTTACAGGAAAGACCAGAAGAAGGCACTCACCCAACCTGACTAAAAAAAGAGTGTGGTTGGCTGAAGAGAACCGCTTCATAACCCTCCGTCTTAGCATGAATGCATTGAGAACGATCGACAAAGTCGGCGTAGGCCAAATTGTAAGACAGTTGAGAGCTCAAGGGCAAAAAGTTTAA